One segment of Tautonia rosea DNA contains the following:
- a CDS encoding DUF1559 domain-containing protein: protein MPSLRSTAARRGFTLIELLVVIAIIGVLIALLLPAVQSAREAARRAQCTNNLKQIALAMQNYHDVNGSFPMGDFYQRRETGGFVRQNFGQWVAMSQFYEQGAVFNALNQDLFIYIAANHTLNGHSVNTLWCPSDSEVIGLRKNGGVGSTDTNGNGWDGIPMPMTYSSYAGNAGVLYYHAARCDVPQALIGQNQGIFAHAGRPNAPDAPGCANGRVTRIQDIRDGTSNTVMASDKSYGRIAAGTAPFGPNWWSSGMIGDTTYAAIFPPNFFKSVQAGDAVPCYFVEQCGTGRNLKHTANSFHPGGVNTAMVDGSVRFIKDSVQSWNPFQVQWNGRQNPYTGVGGPLPPYGVWQALHTRNGGEIISADQF from the coding sequence TCACTCCGTTCGACTGCGGCTCGCCGCGGCTTTACCCTGATCGAATTGCTCGTGGTCATCGCCATCATCGGCGTCCTGATCGCCCTGCTGCTGCCGGCGGTGCAGTCGGCCCGTGAAGCCGCTCGTCGCGCCCAGTGCACCAACAACCTGAAGCAAATCGCCCTGGCAATGCAGAACTATCACGACGTCAACGGAAGCTTCCCCATGGGAGACTTCTACCAGCGCCGTGAGACCGGGGGGTTCGTTCGCCAGAACTTCGGCCAGTGGGTGGCCATGTCGCAATTCTACGAGCAGGGTGCGGTCTTCAACGCCCTGAACCAGGACTTGTTCATCTATATTGCTGCCAACCACACGCTCAATGGCCACTCGGTCAACACCCTTTGGTGCCCGAGCGACTCCGAGGTCATCGGCCTTCGGAAGAACGGCGGCGTCGGCAGCACCGACACCAACGGGAACGGCTGGGACGGCATCCCGATGCCGATGACCTACAGCAGCTACGCCGGCAACGCGGGCGTGCTCTACTACCACGCCGCTCGCTGCGACGTGCCCCAGGCCCTCATCGGCCAGAACCAGGGCATCTTCGCCCACGCCGGCCGCCCCAACGCTCCCGACGCCCCGGGCTGCGCCAACGGCCGCGTGACCCGGATTCAGGACATCCGAGACGGCACCAGCAACACCGTCATGGCCTCCGACAAGTCCTACGGTCGGATCGCCGCCGGCACCGCCCCGTTCGGCCCGAACTGGTGGTCCTCCGGCATGATCGGCGACACCACCTATGCCGCCATCTTCCCGCCGAACTTCTTCAAGTCGGTCCAGGCCGGCGACGCCGTCCCCTGCTACTTCGTCGAGCAGTGCGGCACCGGCCGAAACCTGAAGCACACCGCCAACAGCTTCCACCCCGGCGGCGTGAACACGGCCATGGTTGACGGCTCGGTCCGCTTCATCAAGGACTCGGTCCAGTCCTGGAATCCGTTCCAGGTCCAGTGGAACGGCCGCCAGAATCCCTACACCGGCGTCGGTGGACCGCTTCCCCCGTACGGCGTCTGGCAGGCCCTGCACACCCGCAACGGTGGCGAGATCATCAGCGCCGATCAGTTCTGA